The Cronobacter sakazakii genome has a window encoding:
- a CDS encoding MFS transporter, translated as MNLTSALTTKDKIGYGLGDMASALVWQTATLFLAYFYTDVFGLPAAIMGTMFLLVRAVDAFVDPCIGALVDRTRTRYGRFRPWLLWFAIPFGVCCLITFYVPQASETTKIVYACVTYSLLSLVYSAINVPYCAMPGSLTMDPRERHSLQSWRFGLSFIGGLIVTVIALPMVDWLGSGDAQKGYFYAMGLMGLLGVVLFFCCFFMTRERYLPVNDASSSMLKDLKLLAANSQWRIIFLFNILLLTAVVTRGSATMYYVKYVLLRPDLVFVFIVSGMVANLTGALLSERLLGKYDRVRSYQWTIISFVVLAALIFFIPPTAVWLIFAINIVFSFIQNLTTPLQWTMFSDVVDYEEHRSGRRLDGLVFSTALFAIKLGLALGGAVVGWILGMVDYLPNQATQSASVLTTINALFTLIPCALFLLMALLLCFYQLSSRRVAAIAAELVQKRQLREDTPSLKPAIQE; from the coding sequence ATGAACCTCACCTCTGCTCTTACGACAAAAGATAAAATAGGATACGGCTTAGGCGATATGGCGAGCGCGCTCGTCTGGCAAACCGCCACGCTATTTCTCGCCTATTTCTATACCGATGTTTTCGGCCTGCCTGCCGCGATCATGGGCACCATGTTTTTACTGGTCAGGGCGGTGGATGCGTTTGTCGATCCGTGCATCGGCGCGCTGGTGGACCGCACCCGCACCCGCTATGGACGTTTTCGTCCGTGGCTGCTCTGGTTCGCCATTCCATTTGGCGTCTGCTGTCTGATTACCTTCTATGTGCCGCAGGCGAGCGAAACCACCAAAATTGTTTACGCCTGCGTCACTTACAGCCTGCTGAGCCTCGTCTATTCGGCGATTAACGTCCCGTACTGCGCCATGCCCGGCTCGCTGACGATGGACCCGCGCGAGCGCCATTCCCTGCAATCCTGGCGCTTTGGGCTGTCGTTTATCGGCGGGCTTATCGTCACCGTCATCGCGCTGCCGATGGTCGACTGGCTTGGCAGCGGCGATGCGCAGAAAGGCTATTTCTACGCGATGGGGCTGATGGGATTACTGGGCGTGGTGCTCTTTTTCTGCTGTTTTTTCATGACCCGCGAGCGCTATCTGCCCGTAAATGACGCCAGTAGTTCAATGCTCAAGGATTTAAAACTGCTGGCGGCCAACAGCCAGTGGCGCATCATATTCCTGTTCAATATTTTATTATTAACCGCAGTGGTGACGCGCGGCTCCGCGACCATGTATTACGTGAAATATGTTCTTCTGCGCCCGGATTTAGTGTTTGTATTTATTGTCTCCGGCATGGTGGCGAATCTTACCGGTGCGTTATTATCTGAGCGCCTGCTCGGGAAATATGACCGCGTGCGTTCCTACCAGTGGACGATTATTAGCTTCGTGGTTCTTGCCGCGCTGATATTCTTTATTCCCCCAACCGCCGTCTGGTTAATTTTCGCCATTAATATCGTCTTTAGCTTTATTCAGAACCTGACCACGCCGCTGCAGTGGACCATGTTTTCCGACGTGGTGGATTACGAAGAGCACCGCAGCGGGCGTCGCCTCGACGGCCTGGTCTTCTCTACCGCGCTGTTCGCCATCAAGCTGGGTCTCGCGCTCGGCGGGGCCGTGGTGGGGTGGATCCTCGGCATGGTCGATTATCTGCCAAACCAGGCGACCCAGAGCGCCAGCGTGCTGACCACCATTAACGCGCTGTTCACACTCATTCCGTGTGCGCTCTTTTTACTGATGGCGCTGCTGCTCTGCTTCTATCAGCTCAGCAGCCGTCGCGTGGCGGCTATCGCCGCGGAGCTGGTGCAAAAACGCCAGTTGCGTGAAGACACCCCTTCTCTCAAGCCTGCTATTCAGGAGTAA
- the ydiK gene encoding AI-2E family transporter YdiK, whose protein sequence is MVKLRQPMDVPQILLSVLFLSVMIIACLWIVQPFILGFAWAGTVVIATWPLLLRLQKMLWGRRSLAVLVMVLILIMLFVIPVALLVNSLVDSSGPFIHWLTSGKMTIPDLAWLNSIPYIGNKLYLGWHNLVESGGSAIMAKVRPYLGTTTGWFIGQAAHLGRLLMHCGLMLLFSALLYWRGEQVAYGIRHFAIRLASKRGDAAVLLAGQAIRAVALGVVVTALVQGVLGGIGLAISGIPYATLLTVVMILSCLVQLGPLPVLVPAIIWLYWSGDATWGTVLLIWSAVVGTLDNIIRPMLIRMGADLPMVLILSGVIGGLIAFGMIGLFIGPVLLAVSWRLFSVWVREAPLPEDDSETVIEALEESDKEKTAQ, encoded by the coding sequence ATGGTAAAACTTCGACAGCCCATGGACGTGCCGCAAATTCTGCTGTCCGTGTTGTTTCTCTCGGTCATGATCATCGCCTGCCTGTGGATTGTGCAGCCCTTTATTCTGGGCTTCGCCTGGGCAGGAACGGTGGTCATCGCCACCTGGCCGCTGTTGCTGCGGCTGCAGAAGATGCTGTGGGGCAGACGCTCACTCGCCGTCCTGGTGATGGTGCTTATCCTTATCATGCTGTTTGTGATCCCGGTGGCGCTGCTGGTTAACAGTCTTGTGGACAGCAGCGGGCCGTTTATCCACTGGCTGACGTCCGGGAAGATGACGATCCCGGATCTGGCCTGGCTTAACAGCATCCCCTATATCGGCAATAAACTTTATCTTGGCTGGCATAACCTTGTGGAGAGCGGCGGCTCGGCCATTATGGCGAAAGTGCGCCCGTATCTTGGCACGACGACCGGCTGGTTTATCGGCCAGGCGGCGCATCTGGGCAGACTGCTGATGCATTGCGGCCTGATGCTGCTGTTCAGCGCCCTGCTCTACTGGCGGGGCGAACAGGTGGCGTATGGCATTCGGCATTTCGCCATTCGTCTTGCCTCGAAGCGCGGCGACGCGGCCGTGCTGCTGGCAGGCCAGGCGATCCGCGCCGTGGCGCTCGGTGTCGTCGTCACGGCGCTGGTGCAGGGCGTGCTGGGTGGTATCGGGCTGGCGATTTCCGGCATCCCTTATGCCACGCTGCTGACGGTCGTGATGATCTTAAGCTGCCTGGTACAGCTTGGGCCGCTGCCGGTACTGGTTCCGGCGATTATCTGGCTCTACTGGAGCGGCGACGCCACCTGGGGCACCGTACTGCTTATCTGGAGCGCCGTCGTCGGCACGCTCGATAACATTATCCGCCCGATGCTGATTCGTATGGGTGCCGATCTGCCGATGGTGCTGATCCTCTCAGGGGTTATCGGCGGGCTGATTGCATTTGGCATGATTGGCCTGTTTATCGGCCCGGTATTGCTGGCGGTATCCTGGCGTTTGTTCTCCGTCTGGGTGCGTGAAGCGCCGCTGCCGGAGGATGATTCAGAAACGGTTATCGAAGCGCTCGAAGAGAGCGACAAAGAGAAAACCGCACAGTAA
- the ppsA gene encoding phosphoenolpyruvate synthase gives MSNNGSSSLILWYNQLGMNDVDRVGGKNASLGEMITNLSGMGVSVPNGFATTAVAFNQFLESRGVNQRIYELLDKTDIDDVTELAKAGAQIRQWIIDTPFQPELEQAIREAYEQLSADDADASFAVRSSATAEDMPDASFAGQQETFLNVQGIDAVMVAVKHVFASLFNDRAISYRVHQGYDHRGVALSAGVQRMVRSDLAASGVMFSIDTESGFDQVVFITAAYGLGEMVVQGAVNPDEFYVHKPGLAEGRPAIVRRTMGSKKIRMVYADTQEHGKQVRIEDVPQAERDRFCITPEEVQELAKQAVQIEKHYGRPMDIEWAKDGHTGKLFIVQARPETVRSRGQVMERYTLHSQGKVVAEGRAIGHRIGAGTVKVIHDISEMNRIQPGDVLVTDMTDPDWEPIMKKAAAIVTNRGGRTCHAAIIARELGIPAVVGCGDATERIKDDEKVTVSCAEGDTGYVYADLLDFSVKSSSVDTMPDLPLKVMMNVGNPDRAFDFACLPNEGVGLARLEFIINRMIGVHPRALLEFDQQEPALQNQIREMMKGFDSPVEFYVGRLTEGIATLGAAFWPKRVIVRLSDFKSNEYANLVGGERYEPHEENPMLGFRGAGRYVADSFRDCFALECEAVKRVRNEMGLTNVEIMIPFVRTVDQAKAVVDELARQGLKRGENGLKVIMMCEIPSNALLAEQFLEHFDGFSIGSNDMTQLALGLDRDSGVVSELFDERNDAVKALLSMAIRAAKKQGKYVGICGQGPSDHEDFAAWLMQEGIDSLSLNPDTVVQTWLSLAELKK, from the coding sequence ATGTCCAACAATGGCTCGTCATCGCTCATACTTTGGTATAACCAGCTCGGCATGAATGATGTAGACAGAGTTGGGGGCAAAAACGCCTCCCTCGGTGAAATGATTACTAACCTGTCCGGCATGGGCGTTTCTGTGCCTAACGGGTTTGCGACCACTGCCGTGGCGTTTAATCAGTTCCTCGAAAGCCGTGGCGTTAACCAGCGTATCTATGAACTGCTGGATAAAACCGATATCGACGACGTCACTGAGCTCGCGAAAGCGGGCGCGCAGATCCGTCAGTGGATTATCGATACCCCCTTCCAGCCGGAGCTGGAGCAGGCGATCCGCGAAGCTTATGAGCAGCTCTCCGCCGATGACGCCGACGCCTCCTTTGCGGTGCGCTCGTCCGCCACCGCCGAAGATATGCCGGACGCCTCCTTCGCAGGCCAGCAGGAAACTTTCCTTAACGTACAGGGCATCGATGCGGTGATGGTGGCGGTGAAACATGTGTTCGCCTCGCTGTTTAACGACCGCGCCATCTCTTACCGCGTGCATCAGGGATACGATCACCGCGGCGTCGCGCTCTCGGCGGGCGTGCAGCGCATGGTGCGCTCCGATCTCGCCGCCTCTGGCGTGATGTTCTCCATTGATACCGAATCGGGCTTCGACCAGGTAGTGTTTATCACCGCCGCGTATGGTCTTGGTGAAATGGTAGTGCAGGGCGCGGTCAACCCTGACGAATTCTACGTGCATAAACCGGGGCTGGCGGAAGGCCGTCCGGCGATTGTGCGCCGCACCATGGGCTCGAAAAAAATCCGTATGGTGTATGCCGATACCCAGGAGCACGGCAAGCAGGTGCGCATCGAAGATGTGCCGCAGGCCGAACGCGACCGTTTCTGCATCACGCCGGAAGAGGTGCAGGAGCTGGCGAAACAGGCCGTACAGATTGAGAAACACTATGGCCGCCCGATGGATATCGAGTGGGCTAAAGACGGCCATACCGGCAAGCTGTTTATCGTGCAGGCGCGCCCGGAAACCGTGCGTTCGCGCGGCCAGGTGATGGAGCGCTACACGCTGCATTCCCAGGGGAAAGTGGTAGCGGAAGGCCGCGCCATCGGCCACCGCATCGGCGCGGGAACCGTGAAGGTGATCCACGACATCAGCGAGATGAACCGCATTCAGCCGGGCGATGTGCTGGTCACCGACATGACCGACCCGGACTGGGAACCTATCATGAAAAAAGCGGCGGCGATTGTCACCAACCGCGGCGGGCGCACCTGTCACGCGGCGATTATCGCCCGTGAGCTGGGCATTCCGGCGGTGGTCGGCTGCGGCGACGCCACCGAGCGCATTAAAGATGACGAAAAAGTGACGGTTTCCTGCGCCGAAGGGGATACCGGCTACGTCTATGCCGATCTTCTCGATTTCAGCGTCAAAAGCTCCAGCGTCGATACCATGCCGGATCTGCCGCTGAAAGTGATGATGAACGTCGGCAACCCGGACCGCGCGTTTGATTTCGCCTGCCTGCCGAATGAAGGCGTGGGCCTCGCGCGTCTCGAATTTATCATCAACCGTATGATTGGCGTGCACCCGCGCGCGCTGCTGGAGTTCGACCAGCAGGAGCCGGCGCTGCAAAACCAGATCCGCGAGATGATGAAAGGCTTCGACAGCCCCGTGGAGTTCTACGTGGGCCGTCTGACGGAAGGCATCGCGACACTCGGCGCGGCGTTCTGGCCGAAGCGCGTGATTGTGCGTCTGTCTGACTTTAAATCCAACGAATACGCCAACCTGGTGGGCGGCGAGCGTTACGAGCCGCATGAAGAAAACCCGATGCTCGGCTTCCGTGGGGCGGGGCGTTATGTGGCCGACAGCTTCCGCGACTGCTTCGCGCTGGAGTGTGAGGCGGTTAAACGCGTGCGCAACGAGATGGGCCTCACTAACGTGGAGATCATGATCCCGTTCGTGCGTACTGTGGATCAGGCGAAAGCGGTGGTGGACGAACTGGCGCGCCAGGGGCTGAAGCGCGGCGAGAACGGCCTGAAAGTCATTATGATGTGCGAAATTCCGTCCAACGCCCTGCTGGCCGAGCAGTTCCTTGAGCACTTCGATGGCTTCTCGATTGGCTCTAACGACATGACGCAGCTCGCGCTCGGCCTCGACCGCGATTCCGGCGTGGTCTCGGAGCTTTTCGACGAGCGTAACGACGCCGTGAAAGCGCTGTTGTCGATGGCGATCCGCGCCGCGAAAAAGCAGGGCAAATATGTCGGTATTTGCGGTCAGGGCCCGTCGGACCACGAGGATTTCGCCGCCTGGTTAATGCAAGAGGGGATCGATTCGCTCTCGCTTAACCCGGATACCGTGGTGCAAACCTGGCTGAGTCTGGCCGAGCTAAAAAAATAA
- the selO gene encoding protein adenylyltransferase SelO, with protein MSQHPRFTATWRDELPGFYTELTPTPLNNSRLLCHNAPLAQALELPETLFDYQGPAGVWGGETLLPGMAPLAQVYSGHQFGVWAGQLGDGRGILLGEQQLSDGRKLDWHLKGAGLTPYSRMGDGRAVLRSTVREFLASEAMHGLGIPTTRALSIVTSDTPVRRETTERGAMLMRIAESHVRFGHFEHFYYRREPERVRELAQYVIEHHFAHLVQEEDRFALWFGEVVTRTAQLMASWQCVGFAHGVMNTDNMSILGLTMDYGPYGFLDDYQPGFICNHTDYQGRYAFDNQPGVGLWNLQRLAQALSPIIPAERLNALLDDYQPALLREWGRQMRAKLGFTVEKEGDNDYLRELLTLMACEGSDYTRTFRMLSETEQHSSASPLRDEFIDRATFDAWFARYRARLEEEGVEDDARQRLMKSVNPALVLRNWLAQRAIEAAERDDASELSRLLEALRNPFADRDDDYTHRPPDWGKHLEVSCSS; from the coding sequence ATGAGCCAACATCCCCGTTTTACCGCCACCTGGCGCGATGAACTGCCAGGTTTTTATACAGAATTAACGCCCACGCCACTCAACAACAGCCGTCTGCTCTGTCATAACGCGCCGCTGGCGCAGGCGCTGGAACTCCCGGAAACGCTGTTTGACTATCAGGGCCCGGCGGGTGTCTGGGGCGGCGAAACGCTGCTGCCGGGCATGGCGCCGCTGGCACAGGTTTACAGCGGCCATCAGTTCGGCGTCTGGGCAGGCCAGCTCGGCGATGGTCGCGGCATTTTGCTCGGCGAACAGCAGCTCAGCGATGGCCGCAAACTGGACTGGCATCTGAAAGGCGCGGGCCTCACACCCTATTCACGGATGGGCGATGGCCGCGCGGTGCTGCGCTCGACGGTGCGCGAATTTCTCGCCTCAGAAGCGATGCACGGGCTTGGTATTCCCACCACCCGCGCGCTCAGTATCGTCACCAGCGACACGCCGGTGCGTCGTGAAACCACCGAGCGCGGCGCGATGCTGATGCGCATCGCCGAAAGCCATGTGCGCTTCGGCCATTTCGAGCATTTTTACTACCGCCGTGAACCGGAGCGCGTCCGTGAACTGGCGCAGTATGTGATTGAACACCACTTCGCACACCTGGTGCAGGAGGAAGATCGTTTCGCGCTCTGGTTTGGTGAGGTCGTCACGCGCACCGCACAACTGATGGCGAGCTGGCAGTGCGTCGGTTTCGCACACGGTGTAATGAACACCGACAACATGTCGATCCTCGGGCTGACGATGGATTACGGCCCTTACGGTTTTCTCGATGACTACCAGCCGGGCTTTATCTGCAACCATACGGATTACCAGGGGCGTTACGCCTTTGACAACCAGCCGGGCGTTGGCCTGTGGAACCTGCAACGTCTGGCGCAGGCGCTTTCGCCGATTATTCCGGCGGAGCGGCTCAATGCGCTGCTGGACGATTATCAGCCCGCGCTGCTGCGCGAGTGGGGCCGCCAGATGCGCGCTAAACTCGGCTTTACCGTCGAAAAAGAGGGCGACAACGACTATCTGCGCGAGCTGCTTACCCTGATGGCGTGCGAAGGGAGCGACTACACGCGCACCTTCCGAATGCTGAGTGAGACGGAACAGCACTCGTCCGCCTCGCCACTGCGCGATGAGTTTATTGACCGCGCCACCTTTGACGCCTGGTTTGCCCGCTACCGCGCGCGGCTGGAAGAAGAGGGCGTGGAGGATGATGCGCGTCAGCGGCTGATGAAATCCGTCAACCCGGCGCTGGTGCTGCGCAACTGGCTGGCCCAGCGCGCCATCGAAGCCGCGGAGCGTGACGACGCCAGCGAGCTGTCACGACTGCTGGAGGCGCTGCGTAACCCTTTCGCCGACCGCGATGATGACTACACCCATCGCCCGCCGGACTGGGGTAAGCATCTGGAAGTGAGCTGTTCAAGCTGA
- a CDS encoding glycoside hydrolase family 3 N-terminal domain-containing protein, with protein MTIYKDPTRPVAERVADLLARMTPEEKFAQMHAYWLVLSPDGDHRERTDLSDEFSGATQQAALAERLKRGAGQITRPLGTHIVAPREGVRAANRLQRMLVEETRLGIPAMFHEECLVGLLCKDATLFPSSLNYGSTWDPELVEQAAQAIGQEARAVGCHQGLAPVLDVSRDVRWGRTEETFGEDPWLVGLMATHYVKGLQGPKRDLLATLKHYVGHSFSEGARNHAPVHLGYCELSDTFLLPFEMAVKLAHAGSVMPAYHDIDNVPTHADDFLLTKVLREQWGFDGIIVADYGGVSLLHQHHGVAQDAAHSAALAFNAGLDIELPKDDCARHLAQALERGLITMEKVDEIVARVLAEKFRLGLFEHPYADENDIVLQSDDTRRIAREVAARSLTLLENNGVLPLKGTPRVAVVGPTADDPLALLSGYSFPVHLIISDMLEQTSQVTTPLAALREQPSIALTGYAKGCHIIEKRMAGAPVFPGDSSEKPMQQSPVSDDVSLIPEAVRLATESDVVLAFVGDLSGLFQSGTVGEGSDTDSLQLPGVQQQLLEALVETGKPVVVVMTGGRPYHLGGLESRVAAWVMAWAPGQEGGHAIADLLTGKREPQGRLVVSVPKSAGAMPYYYNHKLKSGGTPYAFHFGSRYPFGYGKTWTMFRYGELEIAQSRVPMNGDVEASVTVTNSGTQPGSEVVQLYVRDNVASLVRPVQELKAFGRVSLAPGESARVTFRIPVDMLNFTSRDGVRIVEPGEFEIRVGANSGDIRSRGTVTVEGETHVLGNNWRMLSECCVEQ; from the coding sequence ATGACAATCTATAAGGACCCAACCCGTCCGGTGGCTGAACGCGTCGCCGATTTGCTCGCCCGCATGACGCCGGAGGAGAAATTCGCCCAGATGCACGCTTACTGGCTGGTGTTGTCGCCGGATGGCGATCACCGGGAGCGTACCGACCTGAGCGATGAGTTTTCCGGGGCTACCCAACAGGCGGCGCTGGCGGAGCGGCTTAAACGCGGCGCAGGGCAGATAACGCGCCCGCTCGGCACGCATATCGTCGCACCGCGCGAAGGCGTGCGCGCCGCCAACCGGCTACAGCGGATGCTGGTGGAAGAAACGCGGCTTGGCATCCCGGCCATGTTCCACGAAGAGTGTCTGGTGGGGCTGTTGTGTAAAGACGCGACGCTGTTTCCGTCCTCGCTCAACTACGGCTCGACCTGGGACCCGGAACTGGTGGAACAGGCCGCGCAGGCGATTGGCCAGGAGGCGCGGGCTGTCGGCTGCCATCAGGGGCTGGCACCGGTGCTGGATGTCTCGCGCGATGTGCGCTGGGGCCGCACGGAAGAGACTTTCGGCGAAGATCCGTGGCTGGTGGGGCTGATGGCGACGCACTATGTGAAAGGGTTACAGGGGCCAAAGCGCGACCTGCTGGCGACGCTCAAACACTATGTTGGCCACTCCTTCAGCGAGGGCGCGCGCAACCATGCGCCGGTACATCTCGGGTATTGCGAACTGAGTGATACCTTCCTGCTGCCGTTTGAGATGGCGGTGAAGCTGGCACACGCCGGTTCAGTGATGCCCGCTTACCACGATATCGACAACGTGCCGACGCACGCCGACGATTTCCTCCTCACCAAAGTGCTGCGTGAACAGTGGGGCTTCGACGGCATTATTGTTGCCGACTACGGCGGCGTGAGTCTGCTGCATCAGCATCACGGCGTGGCGCAGGACGCGGCGCACTCGGCGGCGCTCGCCTTCAACGCCGGTCTGGATATCGAGCTGCCGAAAGATGACTGCGCGCGCCATCTGGCGCAGGCGCTGGAACGCGGGCTGATAACGATGGAAAAAGTCGATGAAATTGTCGCGCGCGTGCTGGCAGAGAAATTCCGTCTTGGGCTGTTTGAGCATCCTTACGCCGATGAGAATGACATCGTGCTGCAAAGCGACGACACGCGCCGCATCGCCCGTGAGGTAGCGGCGCGTTCCCTGACGTTGCTTGAAAATAATGGCGTGTTGCCGCTTAAAGGCACGCCGCGCGTGGCGGTTGTCGGGCCGACGGCGGACGATCCGCTGGCGCTGCTGAGCGGCTACAGCTTTCCGGTGCATCTCATTATCAGCGATATGCTGGAGCAGACCAGTCAGGTGACGACGCCGCTGGCTGCGCTGCGCGAACAGCCAAGCATCGCGCTGACGGGTTACGCGAAAGGGTGCCATATCATTGAAAAACGCATGGCGGGCGCGCCGGTTTTCCCCGGCGACAGCAGCGAAAAACCGATGCAGCAGTCGCCGGTCTCAGACGATGTGTCGCTGATCCCCGAGGCGGTGCGGCTCGCCACCGAAAGCGATGTGGTGCTGGCGTTTGTAGGCGATCTCTCCGGGCTTTTCCAGAGCGGCACCGTGGGCGAAGGCTCTGACACCGACAGCCTGCAACTGCCGGGCGTGCAGCAACAGCTGCTGGAAGCGCTGGTGGAGACCGGCAAACCGGTGGTGGTCGTGATGACCGGCGGGCGGCCTTATCACCTGGGCGGGCTGGAGTCGCGCGTTGCGGCGTGGGTGATGGCCTGGGCGCCGGGGCAGGAGGGCGGCCACGCGATTGCGGATCTGCTGACCGGGAAGCGCGAGCCGCAGGGGCGGCTGGTCGTATCGGTGCCGAAAAGCGCGGGCGCGATGCCTTACTATTACAATCACAAGCTCAAAAGCGGCGGCACGCCTTACGCGTTTCACTTCGGCTCGCGCTACCCGTTCGGCTACGGCAAAACCTGGACAATGTTCCGCTACGGCGAGCTGGAAATCGCGCAGTCGCGCGTGCCGATGAATGGCGATGTTGAGGCATCTGTCACCGTCACTAACAGCGGTACGCAGCCGGGCAGCGAGGTGGTGCAGCTCTATGTGCGCGATAACGTGGCGTCGCTGGTACGGCCGGTGCAGGAGCTGAAAGCCTTCGGGCGGGTCTCGCTTGCGCCTGGCGAGAGCGCGCGCGTTACGTTCCGCATCCCTGTCGATATGCTTAATTTCACGAGCCGCGATGGTGTTCGCATTGTCGAGCCTGGCGAGTTTGAAATTCGCGTTGGCGCTAACAGTGGCGATATCCGCAGCCGTGGCACCGTGACGGTGGAAGGGGAAACACACGTGCTCGGAAATAACTGGCGTATGCTGAGTGAGTGTTGTGTTGAGCAATAA
- the ppsR gene encoding posphoenolpyruvate synthetase regulatory kinase/phosphorylase PpsR codes for MDNVVDRQVFYISDGTAITAEVLGHAVMSQFPVSINSITLPFVENESRARAVKEQIDAIYQQTGVRPLVFYSIVLPEVREIILQSQGFCQDIVQALVAPLQEELRLDPSPVAHRTHGLNPANLNKYDARIAAIDYTLAHDDGISMRNLDQAQVILLGVSRCGKTPTSLYLAMQFGIRAANYPFIADDMDNLNLPAALRPFQHKLFGLTINPERLAAIREERRENSRYASMRQCRMEVAEVEALYRKHQIRYINSTNYSVEEIATKILDIMGLNRRMY; via the coding sequence ATGGATAATGTTGTCGATCGCCAGGTCTTTTATATTTCTGATGGAACCGCTATCACCGCAGAAGTATTAGGCCATGCGGTGATGTCGCAATTCCCGGTCAGCATCAACAGCATTACCCTGCCGTTTGTGGAAAACGAGAGCCGCGCCAGAGCGGTGAAAGAGCAGATTGACGCCATCTACCAGCAGACCGGCGTGCGCCCGCTGGTCTTCTACTCCATCGTGCTGCCCGAGGTGCGCGAGATTATTCTGCAAAGCCAGGGATTTTGTCAGGACATCGTTCAGGCGCTGGTCGCCCCGCTTCAGGAAGAGCTTCGTCTCGATCCGTCGCCCGTCGCCCACCGCACCCACGGTCTCAACCCCGCCAACCTGAATAAATATGATGCGCGCATCGCGGCGATTGATTACACGCTCGCCCATGACGACGGTATTTCGATGCGCAATCTCGATCAGGCGCAGGTGATCCTGCTTGGCGTCTCACGCTGCGGCAAAACGCCCACCAGCCTCTATCTGGCGATGCAATTCGGCATCCGGGCCGCCAACTACCCCTTTATCGCCGACGATATGGATAACCTCAATCTTCCGGCGGCGCTGCGCCCGTTCCAGCATAAGCTGTTTGGGCTGACGATTAACCCGGAGCGGCTGGCGGCCATTCGCGAAGAACGGCGCGAGAACAGCCGCTACGCCTCGATGCGTCAGTGCCGGATGGAAGTGGCCGAAGTGGAAGCGCTCTACCGCAAACATCAGATCCGCTACATCAACAGTACCAACTATTCGGTGGAAGAGATCGCCACCAAAATCCTCGACATCATGGGGCTTAATCGCCGCATGTACTGA
- a CDS encoding 3-deoxy-7-phosphoheptulonate synthase, which produces MIKTDELRTARIDSLITPAELAERYPVTPAVAGHVLDARRRIEKILNGEDPRLLVIIGPCSIHDPHAAIDYAHRLARAREKYDSRLEIVMRTYFEKPRTVVGWKGLISDPDLNGSYRVNHGIEQARRLLLEVNALGVPTATEFLDMVVGQYISDLISWGAIGARTTESQIHREMASALSCPVGFKNGTDGNTRIAVDAIRAARTSHMFLSPDKHGRMTIYQTSGNPYGHIIMRGGKTPNYHAEAISDACEALREFDLPQRLVVDFSHGNCQKQHRRQLDVCDDICQQIRAGSTGIAGVMVESFLVEGTQKITPGTPLTYGQSITDPCLGWDDSETLLERLARAVESRL; this is translated from the coding sequence ATGATTAAAACCGATGAACTTCGTACTGCGCGCATCGACAGCCTGATTACCCCGGCGGAACTCGCAGAACGCTACCCCGTGACGCCGGCGGTCGCAGGCCATGTGCTTGACGCCCGTCGTCGCATTGAAAAAATCCTTAACGGTGAAGACCCGCGCCTGCTGGTGATTATTGGCCCCTGCTCGATTCACGATCCACACGCGGCCATTGATTACGCCCACCGTCTGGCGCGAGCGCGCGAGAAATACGATTCCCGTCTGGAAATCGTCATGCGTACCTACTTTGAGAAGCCGCGCACCGTGGTGGGCTGGAAAGGCCTGATCTCCGACCCGGATCTGAACGGCAGCTACCGCGTGAATCACGGTATCGAACAGGCGCGCCGTCTGCTGCTCGAGGTGAACGCACTGGGCGTGCCGACCGCCACCGAGTTTCTCGATATGGTGGTCGGCCAGTATATTTCTGATCTCATTAGCTGGGGCGCTATCGGCGCGCGCACCACCGAGAGCCAGATCCACCGCGAAATGGCCTCGGCGCTCTCGTGCCCGGTAGGCTTTAAAAACGGCACCGACGGCAACACGCGTATCGCGGTGGATGCCATTCGCGCCGCGCGCACCAGCCATATGTTCCTCTCGCCGGATAAACATGGCCGGATGACGATTTACCAGACCAGCGGCAACCCGTACGGGCATATCATTATGCGCGGCGGGAAAACGCCGAATTATCATGCCGAAGCCATTAGCGACGCCTGTGAAGCGCTGCGGGAATTTGATTTACCGCAGCGGCTGGTGGTGGATTTCAGCCACGGCAACTGTCAGAAACAGCATCGCCGTCAGCTCGATGTCTGTGATGATATCTGCCAGCAGATCCGCGCGGGCTCAACCGGTATCGCAGGCGTGATGGTGGAAAGCTTTCTGGTTGAAGGCACCCAGAAAATCACACCGGGCACGCCGCTCACCTACGGCCAGTCGATTACCGACCCGTGCCTTGGCTGGGATGACAGCGAAACGCTGCTGGAACGGCTCGCCAGGGCGGTGGAAAGCCGTCTCTGA